The genomic segment tcaaacATGAAGAAGCATGTGAGTCTTAAAATTAGAGATGGCTacaataaattatatattttaaagCGACTAAAACCTCTCTGCTTCAGACATTGATTTTCTCTaacctagactattgcaatgctcttttATTTGGTCTGCCTGCAAATACATTAAGAACACTGCAATTATCACAAAATGCTACAGCTAGGCCGGaagaaaatatgatcatattacacctacTTTGATTGCTTTACATCGGCTACCAGTAAAATTTAGAATTGGCCacaaagtaggggtgtgcatttgttccctacgaattggtaatccgcaacatatggggccatattcgttgtattcgtggggaagcgaaacgtatctcgattccccacgaatacaacgaatcttcgtcgaactattcggccgtctaaaggagccaatttaaacaaacccccaccctcctgccctccccccccaagacttaccaaaactccctgggggtccagcggggggtccgggagccatctcctgcactcacgccctcggctgccggtttcaaaatggcgccgatagcctttgacctactatgtcacggggctactggtgccattggtcagcccctgtcacatggtaggagcaatggatggccggcgggAAATGAATTCGAATTAACGCATAtatacgtatcgggggcccccttgcaaaatgcaatgtatttgccccccgacgaatacgaataccaaatacaatgtatggcgtccctctgcacatccctatcacaaaGTTCTGTGTCTACTACACAAATCCATCTATAATGATAAGctagaatggctaaatgcctctaAGCACGTTCATACCCCTCAACAAAATCTAAGCTCCGCAAATAAAGGTCTCTTGTCTATTTCCTCAGTAGGAACTGTGCATttaagtgaggtgagagagagagctctatcgATTGCTGGACccacattatggaactctctcctggCTGAATTAAGGCTGCAAAAAGACTTTTCAGTTTTTAAGAAAAacctgaagacttggcttttaaACAGGCGTATGAGAGCAATAATCTAATTAAGGCAATATCTTAAATTTATGTCAGATTGAAGACTATGATGGAATTCGAATTATGAACAATGGAGGCTTCTCTATTTCCTCTGTTcatcttttatttctcctttgtttttatttattttatttatgaagtGTATTATTGTTTTACTGCAACTactatgttttttttctctcttatttaTTACAATGCctttaattttgtaattttattgattttatcattttatttatttgtaaattgTTATGATTGGTTACAGAGTGACGGTATATTAATATAATAAACACATAAATAGTTTTGCTGGGTGGCTAGAATTGGCCAGGGCTTTCTTTATAGCAGATTGGGCCCTTAGGAGTTGTTCTTGTAATGTCTTATAGCCAAGTTGCCAGATACAGTTAATGGCAGGCATAGTGTAGGGGTGTGCTGGAGGGTTTTTGACTCTGTTCTGCTGATGATGTGTGATCCAAGGATACAtgattgatagaaaatgaaaaaaatgtcttttcattctgcagatgcagcatttctataTCTAGAGAGCGTGCATTTGTATATTTTCAAGGCCAGCACTGGAGTGTGGGGATAATGGGGATAGTGCTGAGGTCAGGGGGAGCAATCCCCCACTGCCCACTGCTGCTAATCCATGTCAATCTCTGAGGGCAAATGTATTCAGCTTTCTCCCTCTTCCTAGTCTGATTTACTTATCCTTTGCCCCGAGGAGCAAGgatctttttttggggggagggagaggagggacacCATCAGCTATTTTCATATAGGGCATCATTTGCCCTAGAGCCGGCCCCACTTAGAGTCATTAATTTGAAGGCTGATGAAACTGTTATTAGTAACAAAATATTCTATATTTACTCCACTGATTACCCATAAGGATCTACCATACCCCTAACTCTCTCCCCACCCTACTAATCAGTGCAATATGAACATTTTGTTGCAAAATGATTTGTAAATGCATGCCCTCCCCACTGATCTATCCCTCTGGGATCCTGGTACTGTTACTCTGCAGAGACCCCAGAGGACCTGTCACTGAGTTACCCTGAAATCATGTCTGAAGGAGAATCGGTCACCCTCAACTGCTCTGCTCAGCACACCTGTCCTGCAAACCCTCCCTCTCTGACCTGGGACTGGACTGGTATCAAGGCCAGTATACACCACGAGGACTTCTCAGGAGGCAGCTGGAGAACAGTGACCTCAATGACCTATTCTCCTTCTTCAGAGGATCATGAGAGGTCCCTCCAATGCTCAGTCACCTATCCAAATGGCCAACAGTTACAGAGAAAAATCACGCTCCATATAAAATGTGAGTAATCAATGTCTGGCAATCTGCACTGCTTTCCGCCTAAATCCACATCATCCCCTGAATTTGATCCATTTTCTCTGTTATCCCCATGAAGCCTCCAGTTATTCTGCCACATGCCATAGTTGGGATGGCCTTTCCTCATTGGTCTTGTTACGTATTTTTTCACAACATTTGTTTTCACAGACTCCCCCAAGGACACCGTCGCCTCGCTTGTGGGAAGCGGGGAGCTTGCCGAAGGAGACGCAGTAAGCATGACATGTTTCAGCCGTGCTAATCCTGAGGAGACAACCTACAGCTGGTACCAGGGTCTGCAGAAGATTCTGATACCAGACCAAACACAGAAAACTATTAGAGTCAGGAATCTGAAGAGAGACAGTGGTCCATATTACTGCAAGGTCCAGAATGAGCTGGGGACAGGAGAATCTCCCCCACTGGTACTAAATGTGCAGTGTGAGTACAGGCTGTGTTTGACTATATCATATACTTTCCCACAATGATTTGCTGATGCAGCTTGTGTCGTGGGACAGAAAAACCTTCGGAAGTTAGTCCGAGAGACATTTGGGACTTTGGCTGTGGGTGTTATATAGCGACACAGTGATataacattcgggccgattcagtaaagtccgcgggagagcgggagaacgcccgctctcccggcacgcgcacaggccactctcctgtgcgcgcgattctgtatttaaatgaggcccagcggtaaaaacaggcaaaaggaggcgctagggacactagtgcagtccctagcgcctccttttgacctggagcggcggctgtcagtgggtttgacagccgacactcaattttgccggcgtcggttctcgagcccgctgacagccacgggctcggaaaccggacgccagcaaaattgagcgtccggttttcaacccgacagccgacttcaattttttttttttttacttttggaaagttttgggacctccgacttaatatcgctatgatattaagtcggagggtgcacagaaaagcagtttttactgcttttctgtgcacgttcCCGGTGCCCGAAAAACTTAGTGCCTacgtttgggtaggcgctaatttctgaaagtaaaatgtgcagcttggctgcacattttacttactgaatcgcgcaggaatacctaatagggccatcaacatgcatttgcatgttgtgggcgctattaggttcggcggattggacgcacgttttcggccccttactgaataaggggtaagggaaaacgcgcgcccagtggtgggttaacagtgcgctccggagagcactgtactgtatcggcctgatagtaaataAACAGCAGATGAAGACTAATTGGCCCACCCAGTGGTAGATCAAATTGAATAAACGAAAGCAACTACTGGTTTCTTCCTGTTTACACTGTCCTAGCTAAAGATGTATCCCACCTGTCAGGAATACAGGACACTGCTCTTTATCCAAGCCTTTTCCCCTCTTTGATCCTCTAACAGTGATGTCCACACACCACGGTAGGACTGAATAGCAATATTTTACTTTTCACACATCATCTTGTAGCTTTCTTGGAACTATAAGGACATTAGCAGTGAAGAAATCAATGAATGCTACCATTTCAAAGGGCTGAGACACTTTAAACAAAGTGGCTTCCTCCAGAGCAACTGGATTGCATTATTGTAGTGTTACTTGCCTGAGTAGACAGAGGCCTTTATTTTGGTTCTCTGTTAATTTAAATAAAGATTGTGCATCTTATTTTGAGGAGGGGTCTCGTCATGAGGAAATATTATCCCAGCCATAACTGAGTGTTTGGTTAAGGAcgtggtgtcccccccccccccccccccccaagcctacCACCTGACTTCATGTCATCTGGACAGTCCTGGCTTTCCTTCCATTACAACTGTGGGATTTATTTCTCCTCAGATAAACCAGTCATCCTGCCAGAACTGAAGTGCACTTTGTGGGGAGGAACTATGACGTGTCACTGCATAGCTGAGGGACACCCACCTCCGGCGGTTGAGTGGCATTTCCCCAGCTGGAATGACACTGAAAGGGGCAGGCTGAACACTTCATCATCTTCCAGTGGGAGCGTGGTCACCAGCATCGTGAGTGGGAGGGCTGAGGAGCCTCTCAACATCTCTTGTGCTGCGTTCAACAGCCAAGGGGTCACCAGGAAACATGTGACCCATTTCACCAAAGGTACTGGAAGCTAGAGCTAAGTCTTGATATACTGAAAGAGGGGGTGTAATGTGTTCTGATGTGCCCACACGTGCATGTCATCTGAAGGTTTTAGGGAGATCAGGAGACTGCCTAGTCAATATTCAGCAGGTTTGCATGGCTACGTTCAAGACCTAACCGAACAAACACGAGGTCCTTCACCTTGGGTAAGTTTTAGCCTGGACACAGAAAGGTGGTCTGGAGGAGTTGCAGGAGCAGGgcttaaacttagccagatagcacAGATGTACAGCTAAGTCCGGTGGAGAGCAGGTGTAAccttatctgaataactttaaacctaactgggtatattcagtaggaCTTATTCCTCACTGAGCATCTCAGCGAAAGATAAGCCAGGTAAGTTGCTGCTCCCTGCACCGCTGAATACGGATCTCTCAAATTCTAATGCTGGCTCTTTCACTAACTCACTTTGtctgaccctgggcaagtcacatcTTCCTGTGTCTCAGCTCTAACCCCAGCTCTAGCGCTAACTTTCTGTGGGTGTGAGACCTTGAACTAGTGTTGGATTTAGCTTTCAGCGGCCCCCGGACCTCCATCCCTGCTCAGATCTCCAGAGTCAGATTGGGCCACAAAAAAGTAACTGAGGTCTAATTCACTCCCTTGGTTCAGTCGCCAAGTGGAATTGAGATTACAGTAAACTGGAATTCACAAACTCACATAAAACTTTGGGTCTGCAATGATAATTTGTTAACTAAGAATTAATTATAGTTGGTGCCTTGTCCAGGGATCAGACGATCAAACCAACTTAGATTCCCAAATTTCAACCGAGATTCTATTTCATGTCTGAATGGAGTCTACAAATAAGTGGGTTACCGTGACTGGACTTCTGGCCAGATACTCTGCTGAAAACAATATGGGGTCAGGGGCTGAAAAAGACTGAGAAGAGAGCATGGGGGTAGTGGAGGGGGAGGTTGCTGCTTGGCAGGAGAGGGGGTTGTGCGATCACTAGGGAAGAAATGCACTTACCATGTACTTCTGCCACCTGCCCTTCTCAAAACAAATTATTGAGGGGGTAGGGGTGCTAGCAGCCGGAGTTCTTGGTTCATATGTTGAGGAGATAaagcaaggacctgttctccaggtgatgtatcgtcctctcgcactgaggacaagtctcccagggctactgcccaggagggaagggttaggtcggccatcatagttggtgattcaattattaggaatgtagatagctgggtggctggtgggtgtgaggatcgcctggtaacatgcctacctggtgcgaaggtggcggacctcacgcatcacctagataggattatagacagtgctgggaaggagccggctgtcatggtacatgtgggcaccaacaacataggaaaatgtgggagggaggttctggaaaccaaatttaggattttaggtaggaagctgaaatccagaacctccagggtggcattctctgaaatgctccctgttccacgcgcaggtcaccagaggcaggcagagctccggagtctcaatgcgcggatgagacgatggtgaaaggaagagggattcagttttgtaaggaaatggggaaactttgggggaagggggagacttttctgaaaggatgggctccaccttaaccacagtggaaccagactgctggcgctaacctttaaaaaggagatagagcagcttttaaactagaacaagggggaaagccgacagtcgctcagcagtgcatggatcGGAGAAATGTaaccttgaaggatactaatgaaacaggagagttagggcatccaacagagaggttctattaaaagcaaacatagttcatatgcctatatgtaaaaaatcaccaaagctaatgatttccgaattatcccaaacaactgaaaagcaggttgttaaaacaagcaaaaagcacactatgaaatgtctgtataccaatgccagaagtctaagaagtaagatgggagagttagagtgtatagcagtaaatgatgagattgacataactggcatcacagagacttggtggaaggaggataaccaatgggacagtgctatatcagggtataaattatatcgcaatgatagggaggatcaacttggtggggttgtggcactttatgtccaggagggtatagagtccaacaggataaagatcatacagagactaaatgctcagtagaatctatatgggtagaaatcccatgtgtgttgagtaagagtatagtgataggagtatactactgtccacctggacaaaatggtcagacagatgatgaaatgctaagagaaatttggcagtgcaataataatgggagatttcaattacctcacaaaacacgttgcaaacaaatttgaaatttCGTGTGCTTAAGAATTTATCTCAcgatgtggaccatcataccacccttgggaAGAATATCCCCTGTCATGCGTTAAAAAAGCCTACCGACGAGCCCTTTACTCCAATAGGGAATTCATGTTTTTGCCAAGGCAGCATGAGGATTCGAACCCACAGACCATGGTGATGAGGCACACTCTGGCCACTCCAATGATCAGCAGAGCCATCCGGAGACATTGGGCAATACTTCAAGAAATCCACCCTTCATTTAAGGAACCACTTAGAATTGCATATTCtcgaggcagaaatattaaagatcaAGTAGTTCATTCTAGCCTCCAGCAGTCCCGGAACATTGAGGATCCAATTATGAATTGTAACAGTTGTGCCCActgcactttaaaatcaccacAGACTACCATCACTTTACCATCAGGACGGGTAGTCTCCTTACCTTCAGCGACATGTAAAACCTCATTCGTTGTGTATGCCATTTTTTGCCCATGCCCACTTACATATGTGGGCATGACCAAACGTCAGTTCAGAACTAGATTAACTGAACACAAATGCTGTATTAATACAGGACGAATAGAAGAACCGTTGGTGACACACTTCAGAGACCATAACCATGAATTTTCTGATATTAAATGGACTATCTTAGAAATTGTTCACCCACATTGGAGAAAGGGAGACCGAATCAAAAGACTGCAACAGtgtgaacaacgatggattttcgATTTACACACAGTGACCCCTGGCGGCCTCAACAAGGAAATtgagtggattcacttcatgtgaatccACTCTTCCGTCAAATCAGACCACAGGTGTAGCTGGGTGATTCTATAAAATCAGCCTAGATCTCGCGGCAATTCAGCAGAATGCCGGTAAGAGCTTTAGGCGACTGAACGCGGTAAGAGAAGTCTACAGATGTGTTCTAGTTCATAATCCTTTTGGGAGTGCATAATCTATGTTGAGAAACATTAGTGCTAAAAATATAAGTGGCCTCATATCTATTGTCATCTTTTTATAGGCATTATAATGAATTTAGACGGAAGCAAATATGAAGGCATTTAACGTATTGAAAGAGTTTGGCGGGAACTAACCTTGTGTTCTTCTTAAGCCTAAATCTTCCGATTAGGacagagtccctgaagcagcacaactgcgaaacgtacgtcggactataGGAGCTCTAAGTCATACGAGCACCCTCGATCGGAATTTGTTGCCTTTTAAGCACTAAGCACGGCAGCATTGAAGATAAAGTCCTAGAAGCGCGGTGGCGCTCTGCACAAGTGAAGCACGGCAGCATTGAAGATAAAGTCCTAGAAGCGCGGTGGCGCTCTGCACAAGTGAGTGAAGGCACTATCCTGGAAGCGTGGAGGCGCTCCGCACAAATAAGGCAAGTCCGCTCTTTACTccgttaaaaatattttactataaatgaacaaaaaacgataaaaaaagtgaatttaataaagaagaaagaaaatttaaagactattcaggaccgatgattaaacatgacccgttatggttgaaagtggggcttactgcctaaactaaccaagggtggtatgatggtccacatcgTGAGATAAATTCTTAAGCACACGaaatttcaaatttgtttgcaacgtgttttgtgagATAAGTGTGGTTCGTTGCACGTTTTCTattaactgtttctgtatagtagatttcaattaccccaatattgaatgggtaa from the Rhinatrema bivittatum chromosome 14, aRhiBiv1.1, whole genome shotgun sequence genome contains:
- the LOC115076145 gene encoding Schwann cell myelin protein-like isoform X2, encoding MKRRFPVGCGMELPRCAFCLIALQASFPASFQQTWSSWQPESIQALKGSCVVIPCMFTYPGPRRTSREFSVNWYLYRFNRYPEAYNSKIPVQGAFQGRTALSGDLGNSTCSLKINNVADGDADVYYTWIDPDKNSFRFYDTTTRVTVTETPEDLSLSYPEIMSEGESVTLNCSAQHTCPANPPSLTWDWTGIKASIHHEDFSGGSWRTVTSMTYSPSSEDHERSLQCSVTYPNGQQLQRKITLHIKYSPKDTVASLVGSGELAEGDAVSMTCFSRANPEETTYSWYQGLQKILIPDQTQKTIRVRNLKRDSGPYYCKVQNELGTGESPPLVLNVQYKPVILPELKCTLWGGTMTCHCIAEGHPPPAVEWHFPSWNDTERGRLNTSSSSSGSVVTSIVSGRAEEPLNISCAAFNSQGVTRKHVTHFTKEDSTLLGSSNQWQIFSGVLGGALLVLLLLGIVFYRIYQKRRQLKPEINDSPAKEKRRTLNTEDMKNTRVYYSQCKKKDLPKVYMNSSKQSAYSDEMEDVTSDYENFTVTQTVSEELYCNL